In Eucalyptus grandis isolate ANBG69807.140 chromosome 4, ASM1654582v1, whole genome shotgun sequence, the following proteins share a genomic window:
- the LOC104444541 gene encoding uncharacterized protein LOC104444541, which translates to MAGTGGDPRLRPLRALAVLLLLLLLLEAPAVLAKSRIPISDNEIRQKKSECYADVESGLWGWQCKSSMIAKENCALKCLSPTCYEIVYESDPLEEGEKDYTRGQEYKYCMHKLSLGESLEGIRGSFD; encoded by the exons ATGGCCGGAACCGGCGGCGATCCCCGTCTCCGGCCTCTCCGTGCGCTagccgtcctcctcctcctcctcctcctcctcgaggCTCCGGCGGTCCTGGCCAAGTCCCGCATCCCGATCTCC GACAATGAGATCAGGCAGAAGAAGAGCGAGTGCTATGCCGATGTAGAGAG TGGCTTATGGGGTTGGCAATGCAAGTCTTCAATGATAGCGAAGGAAAACTGTGCTTTGAAATGCCTTTCTCCAACTTGTTATGAGATTGTCTATGAAAGTGATCCA CttgaagaaggagagaaagactATACACGGGGCCAGGAATACAAATACTGCATGCATAA GTTATCACTAGGAGAGAGTCTTGAAGGCatcagaggatcctttgattaA